GGCTTCTGGAACTATCTTGGCGTGGAGTTCGGGCGGCCCACCATCTTGCTCGTGCCCCGTGACGGCGAGCCGACCCTGATCACGCCGCTCATGGAATCGGAAATGTGCCGGGAAATGAGCTGGGTGCCGGACGTGCGGCCATGGGCGGACGGTATCGATGGCGAATGGTTCGGCCCGATCGAAGCCGCTCTGGCCGGGAGCGTGCGCACGGTGGCGATCGAGACCACCAAGCTTCACCCGACCATCGGATTGCGCCTGCGGCCGCTCTTCGCCGGCAAGACGCTGGCCGACCTCGACCCGATCATCAGCCGGATGCGGATGGTGAAATCACCTGCGGAGATCGCCATCATGCGCGATGCGGGCAAGGTGGCCGTGGCCATGGTCGAGGGCGGGCGCGCGGCGATCGGCGAGGGCGTGCCGGAATACGAGGTGGCGCTGGCGGTGCTGGAGGCGGGAACGCGCAGGGCCGCCTCGCTGCTCGATGGCCAGATCGACCGTTTCGTGTCGCCCACCATCTATAACCTGCAGGTCATGCAGTCGGGCCATGACACCTGCATGGTGCACCGCCGGTCCTCGGTGCGCAGGATCGAGAAAGGGGATCCGATCTATCTCTGCTTCTGCGGCATCGCCAATTTCAAGAACTACAAGCTCGGCTTCGACCGGGAATTCTTCGTCGGCTCCGCCACCGACGAGCAGCTCAGGATCTACGAGACGGCCGTGCGGGCGCAGCAAGCCGCCTTGGCGGCGATCAAGCCGGGCGTGCCGTGCGAAGAGGTGAACGCCGCCGCGGAAGAGGTCTATCGCGAGGCGGGATTCGGCCCCTCCTACAGGACCGGTCGCTCGATCGGCTGCTCGTTCCTGGAAGCGCCGGAGCTGAAGCGAGGCGACAAGACGCCCCTTGCCGCCGGCATGACCCTGGCAGTGGACGGCGGTATCACCGTCCCGCATGAATTCGGCGGCCGGATCGGCGATTCGGTGGTGGTGACGGAAACCGGCTTCGAATATCTCACGCCCTATCCCCGAGAGGCTGCTATCCTCTAGACTGGGATGAGGTATTGCTGTCCGCCTCAATCGCGGCCCTAAGCGCTGACCAGCTGCGATAAATGGTCGAGAGCCCAGCGGATCTCGGGCAGGGCGCGTTCCGCTGCTTCCCATCCGGCCTCGATGGCAAGGCTCGCCTTTTCGAAATCGAACAGGCCGACATCTCCGGTTCGTGGCGAAATCAGCACATCGGGCGGATCGCCGGCGAGCCGCGAGCGTGCCAGCCGGTCTTGTGCAATGTTGAAGGCCGCCACCAGAACTGCGGAGATGCCGGGCGGGCTCGCGTGCAGATCTCGCGGCGGCGGCACCGGCACCGGCGCGGGCATGGTGTCGGCGCCGACCTGCTCGACGGCCCGCACCACGTCCGGCTGCTGGATCACGGTTCCGCCGAAGGCATCCGCATTGACGTTGACGGCAATGACCAGGCGCGCGCCCGCCGCGCGGCAAGCGGACACCGGAATCGGGTTGACCACCGCGCCGTCGATCAGCCACTGCTGCGCGAAATGGATCGGCTTGAATACCCCGGGCAGCGCGTAGGACGCCCTGATCGCATCGACCAGGCGGCCCTTCTGAAGCCAGATCTCATGCCCGGTCAGCAGCTCCGTTCCGATGCAGATGAACGGGCGGTCGAGATCCTCGATCAGCGTATCGCCCAACTGCTCGTTCAGCATGCGTTGCAGACGGTCGCCGGCGATCAAGCCGCCGCCGCGCCAGGAGAAGTCGAGCAGCGAGAAGATGCGCCTGCGGGTGAGCTTGCGCGCAAAATCCTCCAGCGGGTCGAGCTTGCCCGCCACATAGCATCCGCCCACCAGGGCGCCGATCGATGTTCCGGCGATGATGTCGACGTCGATCCCGGCCTCGGCCAGGCGATGGATGACGCCGATATGGGCCCAGCCACGCGCCGCCCCGGCGCCTAGCGCCAGCCCCACCCGCGGCCGCTGCCTCGCCGGGATCAGGGCCGGTGCCTCACTTGGCCCCGAGCCGTTCTCAGATCCGTCCACCCGACTCCAGAATCTCAAGACTGTCCACTCGTGCGTCTGCTGCCTGCGACCGGCGCGCCCGCCCTTGCGCCATTTGAGATAAATTCACCACGCCTGCGGTTTCAGATCGATTAAGTCGCTCCCGATCCATGCAAGCCCAGCTCGGGTCCTTCAGCCTCTACAGCTGTGTCGGATTGGGAACATCCCCGTAGACCTCCAGGGGGTCGAACGTCTTTTCCGCTTCCCGGTATTCGAGCCTGAGCTCGGGCGACACGCTGCTCTGCAGCGGCACGGACCGGTAGAAGCAGGAGCGGTAGCCTACATGGCAGCTCGCGCCGGACCCCGCGACCTCGACCTTGAGCCAGACTGCATCCTGGTCGTCATCGATGCGAAGATCGACCACCTTCTGCACGAGCCCGCTGGAGGCACCCTTGTGCCACAAGAGCTTGCGCGATCGGCTCCAGTAATGCGCCTCGCCGGTCTCGATCGTGCGCTTGAGGGCCTCGGCATTCATATAGCCGACCATGAGCACGTCCCCGGTGGCCGCATCGGTGGTCACGGCGACGATCAGCCCGTCCGCGTCGAATTTCGGCGCGAGATCGTGTCCCTCCTCGACCTGTTCGATGCTGAGGCGTTTTGCGAAGATTGTATCGGTCATGGCCTGGGTTCTGAACGGAAACAGGACTGGCGTCAACGGGCGTGGCGGATCAGCTCGAAAAAGCGGGCCTGCAGCACCGCATCGGCCTTGAACGCGCCGGTGAACTGGGTGGTGATGGTCGAGACATTGGGCTTCTGCACACCGCGCAGCGACATGCACTGATGGACCGCGTCCACCAGAACCGCGACACCGCGCGGCTTAAGCGCCGTCGCCATGGCATCGGCAATCTGTGCCGTCATCGTCTCCTGGGTCTGCAGGCGGCGGGCGAACACCTCCACGACGCGCGCGATCTTCGATAGGCCGACCACACGGCCGCTCGGGAGATAGGCGACATGGGCTTTGCCGACGAAGGGCACCATATGGTGCTCGCAATGGGAGGCCACCTCGATATCGCGCACCAGCACCATATCGTCATAGCCTGCCGTCTCCTCGAAGGTGCGCGACAGGATCTCCAGCGGATCCTGCCCATATCCCTTGAAGAACTCGCGATAGGCGCGCA
This genomic stretch from Rhodoligotrophos defluvii harbors:
- a CDS encoding patatin-like phospholipase family protein, with the protein product MRFWSRVDGSENGSGPSEAPALIPARQRPRVGLALGAGAARGWAHIGVIHRLAEAGIDVDIIAGTSIGALVGGCYVAGKLDPLEDFARKLTRRRIFSLLDFSWRGGGLIAGDRLQRMLNEQLGDTLIEDLDRPFICIGTELLTGHEIWLQKGRLVDAIRASYALPGVFKPIHFAQQWLIDGAVVNPIPVSACRAAGARLVIAVNVNADAFGGTVIQQPDVVRAVEQVGADTMPAPVPVPPPRDLHASPPGISAVLVAAFNIAQDRLARSRLAGDPPDVLISPRTGDVGLFDFEKASLAIEAGWEAAERALPEIRWALDHLSQLVSA
- a CDS encoding M24 family metallopeptidase translates to MATISQSEYIARTSALQSRLVENGIDLALIADPDSIIYFAGFWNYLGVEFGRPTILLVPRDGEPTLITPLMESEMCREMSWVPDVRPWADGIDGEWFGPIEAALAGSVRTVAIETTKLHPTIGLRLRPLFAGKTLADLDPIISRMRMVKSPAEIAIMRDAGKVAVAMVEGGRAAIGEGVPEYEVALAVLEAGTRRAASLLDGQIDRFVSPTIYNLQVMQSGHDTCMVHRRSSVRRIEKGDPIYLCFCGIANFKNYKLGFDREFFVGSATDEQLRIYETAVRAQQAALAAIKPGVPCEEVNAAAEEVYREAGFGPSYRTGRSIGCSFLEAPELKRGDKTPLAAGMTLAVDGGITVPHEFGGRIGDSVVVTETGFEYLTPYPREAAIL
- the folE gene encoding GTP cyclohydrolase I FolE; amino-acid sequence: MDAIVSLLARHREDEPGHAAGRPTREEAEAAVRTLIRWAGDDPKREGLAETPERVVRAYREFFKGYGQDPLEILSRTFEETAGYDDMVLVRDIEVASHCEHHMVPFVGKAHVAYLPSGRVVGLSKIARVVEVFARRLQTQETMTAQIADAMATALKPRGVAVLVDAVHQCMSLRGVQKPNVSTITTQFTGAFKADAVLQARFFELIRHAR
- the hisI gene encoding phosphoribosyl-AMP cyclohydrolase → MTDTIFAKRLSIEQVEEGHDLAPKFDADGLIVAVTTDAATGDVLMVGYMNAEALKRTIETGEAHYWSRSRKLLWHKGASSGLVQKVVDLRIDDDQDAVWLKVEVAGSGASCHVGYRSCFYRSVPLQSSVSPELRLEYREAEKTFDPLEVYGDVPNPTQL